Proteins co-encoded in one Dyella japonica A8 genomic window:
- the pgmB gene encoding beta-phosphoglucomutase, which yields MDHRETAQALPPSDRARHDPWVVTSRRVDPACFAQDESLFALSNGALGVRGGLEEDDSPSQGCFLAGAWERTPIEYHERFPGFAAHTDTRIPVADATRIHLRLGDTPVRLGEGEWQYFERALDLRSGCYRRQLGWRSPEGATLLIEAERIVSLDRPALLAIRFRVHSIDYTGPVTLESSISTARNATEQGDDPRIGTRVDGGLATIDAAAGESTSHVLQCTAHSDIRVACMQQHAVVNDSLRFRLANLAPHGVMQVFEGKLSPGRSVVLEKYVAYAWTQPGGTDTDAELLARTAHELANAHALGHGALLTRQTSMLAQLWQNADLAIDGDDATEQALRFNLFHVFQSSSRDGLGSTAAKGLTGEGYEGHYFWDAEVFMLPAMVAVAPHVARSMLMYRHGTLERARAHARELNHARGALYAWRTISGDECSAYFPSGSAQYHINAAVAWAIRHYVDGTGDEAFLRDAGAEMLFETARVWLDIGHFNPRRDGAFCIHGVTGPDEYTALVDNNHYTNRMAQRHLRDAAAVAHWLQDTAPALYAELSRRIGLEPFEIMQWQRAAEQMYLAEDAQLRIFPQDDTFLDKPRMPARSTGEGKRPLLLELHPLTIYRHQVCKQADAMLALMLAGDGVPVAAKRRNFDYYEGVTVHDSTLSASTFSVMAAEVGAMEKAWHYFQDTLRVDLDDLHGNAAHGLHMAAMAGSWLSLAWGYGGMRVVDGELSLHPQLPGAWRSYRFGISWRGAHLRVDVDANGVRYTVTRGDQVTFRHAGEALRVRNGEPVSRTHRHQVMKAPLQAVIFDLDGVIADTAVVHRAAWERLAREIGAPFDEDIAARMKGVDRRGSLDILLERAPRAYGEQEKCELEARKNGYYVERIESFGPDQLLPGARDAVESVRAAGLRIGLASASRNAPLLLERLGIAPLFDYIVDAARIERSKPDPEIFLAAAAGLGVPPEACLGVEDAAAGVDSIHAAGMVAIGMGRREDLGEADIVLPGLIALRIADFVDNKNGATARVADATNINA from the coding sequence TTGGATCATCGAGAAACGGCGCAGGCGTTGCCGCCCTCTGATCGTGCCCGGCACGACCCCTGGGTCGTCACCAGCCGTCGCGTCGATCCCGCCTGCTTCGCCCAGGACGAGAGCCTGTTCGCTCTGTCCAACGGCGCGCTGGGTGTGCGCGGCGGCCTGGAAGAAGATGACAGCCCCAGCCAGGGCTGTTTCCTCGCCGGGGCGTGGGAACGCACGCCCATCGAGTACCACGAACGCTTCCCCGGCTTCGCCGCCCACACCGACACGCGCATCCCCGTGGCCGACGCCACCCGCATCCACCTGCGCCTGGGCGATACGCCGGTGCGCCTTGGCGAAGGCGAATGGCAGTACTTCGAGCGCGCGCTGGACCTGCGCAGCGGCTGCTACCGCCGCCAGCTGGGCTGGCGTTCGCCGGAAGGCGCCACGCTGCTGATCGAGGCGGAGCGCATCGTCAGCCTGGATCGCCCGGCCCTGCTGGCCATCCGCTTCCGCGTGCATTCGATCGACTACACCGGGCCGGTGACGCTGGAGTCCTCCATCAGCACCGCGCGTAACGCCACCGAACAAGGCGATGACCCGCGCATCGGCACCCGCGTCGACGGCGGCCTGGCGACGATCGACGCGGCAGCTGGCGAGTCGACCTCGCATGTGCTTCAGTGCACCGCCCACAGCGACATCCGCGTGGCCTGCATGCAGCAGCACGCCGTGGTCAACGACAGCCTGCGCTTCCGCCTGGCCAATCTCGCCCCGCACGGGGTCATGCAGGTGTTCGAGGGCAAGCTGTCCCCCGGCCGCTCCGTGGTGCTGGAAAAGTACGTCGCGTACGCATGGACCCAGCCCGGTGGCACCGATACCGACGCGGAACTGCTGGCGCGTACCGCGCATGAGCTGGCCAACGCACATGCGCTGGGTCACGGCGCGCTGCTCACCCGTCAGACCAGCATGCTGGCGCAGCTGTGGCAGAACGCCGACCTGGCCATCGACGGTGATGACGCCACCGAACAGGCACTGCGCTTCAACCTCTTCCACGTGTTCCAGTCCAGCAGCCGCGACGGCCTGGGCAGCACGGCCGCCAAGGGCCTCACCGGTGAAGGCTACGAAGGGCACTACTTCTGGGATGCCGAGGTATTCATGCTGCCGGCGATGGTCGCGGTGGCACCGCACGTGGCACGCAGCATGCTGATGTACCGCCACGGCACGCTGGAGCGCGCCCGCGCGCACGCCCGCGAACTCAATCACGCACGCGGCGCGCTGTATGCGTGGCGCACCATCAGCGGCGACGAATGTTCCGCCTATTTCCCCAGCGGTTCGGCGCAGTACCACATCAATGCCGCCGTGGCCTGGGCGATCCGCCACTATGTGGACGGCACCGGCGACGAGGCGTTCCTGCGCGACGCCGGCGCCGAAATGCTGTTCGAGACGGCGCGCGTGTGGCTGGACATCGGCCACTTCAACCCGCGCCGCGATGGTGCCTTCTGTATTCACGGCGTCACCGGTCCGGACGAATACACAGCACTGGTCGACAACAACCATTACACCAACCGCATGGCGCAACGGCACCTGCGGGACGCGGCTGCCGTGGCGCACTGGCTGCAGGACACCGCGCCGGCGCTGTATGCGGAACTGTCGCGCCGCATCGGCCTTGAGCCATTCGAGATCATGCAGTGGCAGCGCGCCGCCGAGCAGATGTATCTGGCCGAAGACGCACAGCTCCGCATCTTCCCGCAGGACGACACCTTCCTCGACAAGCCGCGCATGCCCGCCCGCAGTACAGGCGAAGGCAAGCGCCCGCTGCTGCTGGAACTGCACCCGCTCACCATCTATCGCCACCAGGTGTGCAAACAGGCCGATGCCATGCTGGCGCTGATGCTGGCGGGCGACGGCGTGCCGGTCGCCGCCAAGCGACGCAACTTCGATTACTACGAAGGCGTCACCGTGCATGACTCCACGCTGTCGGCATCCACGTTCAGCGTAATGGCCGCCGAAGTCGGGGCCATGGAGAAAGCCTGGCACTATTTCCAGGACACCTTGCGCGTCGACCTGGACGACCTCCACGGCAACGCCGCCCACGGCCTGCACATGGCCGCGATGGCCGGTAGTTGGCTGTCGCTGGCCTGGGGCTATGGCGGCATGCGCGTGGTCGACGGCGAACTGAGCCTTCATCCGCAATTGCCGGGCGCGTGGCGCAGCTACCGCTTCGGCATCAGCTGGCGCGGTGCGCACCTGCGCGTGGACGTCGACGCGAACGGCGTGCGCTACACCGTGACGCGCGGTGACCAGGTAACGTTCCGCCATGCCGGCGAAGCCCTGCGCGTGCGCAACGGCGAGCCCGTGTCCCGCACGCACCGGCATCAGGTGATGAAAGCCCCGCTGCAGGCCGTGATCTTCGACCTCGACGGCGTCATCGCCGACACGGCCGTGGTGCATCGCGCGGCGTGGGAGCGCCTGGCACGGGAAATCGGCGCGCCCTTCGACGAGGACATCGCCGCGCGCATGAAGGGCGTCGACCGGCGCGGTTCGCTGGACATCCTGCTGGAGCGCGCCCCGCGCGCCTACGGCGAGCAGGAAAAGTGTGAGCTGGAGGCGCGCAAGAACGGCTACTACGTCGAACGCATCGAAAGCTTCGGCCCGGACCAGCTGCTGCCCGGTGCCCGCGACGCGGTGGAATCGGTTCGCGCGGCAGGACTGCGCATTGGCCTGGCGTCCGCCAGCCGCAACGCGCCGCTGCTGCTCGAACGGCTCGGCATCGCCCCTCTGTTCGACTACATCGTGGACGCCGCTCGCATCGAGCGCTCCAAACCCGATCCGGAAATTTTCCTGGCGGCCGCCGCAGGTCTGGGCGTGCCGCCGGAGGCCTGCCTCGGCGTGGAAGACGCCGCCGCGGGTGTCGACAGCATTCACGCCGCGGGCATGGTCGCCATCGGTATGGGTCGGCGCGAAGACCTGGGGGAGGCAGACATCGTGCTGCCAGGCCTGATCGCGCTTCGTATTGCGGACTTCGTAGACAACAAGAACGGTGCGACGGCGAGGGTTGCCGACGCCACCAACATCAACGCGTAA
- a CDS encoding LacI family DNA-binding transcriptional regulator, with protein MADLAKMAGVSKITISRALSDSPLVNRETRERLQALAQEAGYKLNVSARNLRLRRSHTVAVIVEMKPSHDRTMLDPYPLVLLGGISQELTAHGYSVLLTTRQGATAAAVQAADGLILLGQGSRQDAVRRFDKLGLPMVVWGAPGDEHVVVGSDNRQGGRVVAEHFVSLGRRNPVFVGNPNHPEIFERLTGFVDALAAHGIKPLLIRRDEFTLASGGDAMHSLMDRAVPFDAVFACSDLLAMGAIRALNKLGRTVPGDVSVVGYDDMPLAASFLPPLSSVRQDWQEGGTLLARKVLAMINDQQEQSETLPVELVVRET; from the coding sequence ATGGCGGATCTGGCGAAGATGGCCGGCGTATCCAAGATCACCATTTCGCGGGCCTTGAGTGACAGCCCGCTGGTGAATCGCGAAACGCGCGAGCGTTTGCAGGCCCTGGCCCAGGAGGCGGGTTACAAGCTCAATGTCAGCGCGCGCAACCTGCGCCTGCGCCGCAGCCATACGGTGGCGGTGATCGTGGAAATGAAGCCCTCGCACGACCGCACCATGCTCGACCCCTACCCGCTGGTGCTGCTGGGCGGTATCTCCCAGGAGCTGACCGCGCACGGCTACAGCGTCCTGCTTACCACTCGCCAAGGGGCCACAGCGGCAGCGGTGCAGGCGGCGGATGGGCTGATCCTGCTCGGTCAGGGTTCGCGGCAGGACGCGGTGCGCCGCTTCGACAAGCTGGGCCTGCCCATGGTGGTGTGGGGCGCGCCGGGCGACGAGCACGTGGTGGTGGGCAGCGACAACCGCCAGGGCGGCCGCGTGGTGGCGGAGCATTTCGTCAGCCTGGGGCGCCGCAACCCGGTGTTCGTGGGCAACCCCAACCATCCGGAGATCTTCGAGCGACTCACCGGTTTCGTGGATGCGCTGGCCGCGCACGGCATCAAGCCGCTGTTGATCCGCCGCGACGAATTCACCCTGGCGTCGGGTGGAGACGCCATGCACTCGCTGATGGATCGCGCCGTGCCGTTCGATGCCGTGTTCGCCTGCAGCGACCTGCTGGCCATGGGAGCCATCCGCGCGCTCAACAAACTGGGCCGCACCGTGCCCGGCGATGTGTCCGTGGTGGGGTATGACGACATGCCGCTCGCCGCCAGCTTCCTGCCGCCGCTCAGCTCCGTGCGACAAGACTGGCAGGAAGGTGGCACCCTGCTGGCGCGCAAGGTGCTGGCGATGATCAACGACCAGCAGGAGCAGTCGGAAACGCTGCCGGTGGAGCTGGTGGTTCGCGAAACCTGA
- a CDS encoding TonB-dependent receptor, with translation MKNTQGITRQLLAAAIVSALAIGAAHAQDASQTSAAPAAAPAAQQANGPAPAKGEEKSAKTLDQVVVTGTSAAGGLKKIDASYSIVSANAEQIKEANPKSTADLLKISPGLWPESTGGQTGANIEIPGFPGGGDAPFFTTQMMGSPLYGMPTLSFFETTSIFRLDDTVERAEILQGGPSVVYGDGQMGATANFILKQGTDVPSGSFGVTYGNEGLWRYDGFLGFKIADKWYGSIGGFYRDSDGVRSPGYPADKGGQFTATLSHDMDNGSLVFYARQLNDRNQFITPIPLIQHGSDNFSAYPGFDPLTDTYYSKYIQHVNLPGYPGGGTSANLANGRGAKFSFFGMNFDYDLGDGWNLSDKFLIDGGNVDTNALFSGTNPASLNDELYNLGTDFGGFKLPAGSATATYVNGGGAVDPNQSVIHQGWWFIHKHLKNINNDFRVSKELFDGNTLTGGVYLAHYTDDDQWNLGNQMLMTNTPNARPIQVSYVKNGQTHQLTDYQGFLDYGAYNITEHGTSTNKAFYLSDSWRIDRWLIDASARIENQDSTLHVCNLTNQNLDGNPLTDYDNAVPVCNGTFATTNYNKTHTSWTFGVNYELADNMSVYFRANKGAHFGDFDNALRGNTTGNTPPLQKVQNFEGGFKYQSKYAYADISIYHRQFNGLPYQPTNGEGVPVGQPLLYGSDSKGVNLTGSVTPIDNLKLSLVANYMDGHYSHYSACIPYVNQVSGNGCAFIDGVQLQRQPKYRYMFTPSYKIPFSWGDIMAFVTYTYVGPHTQDLSGLQQLGTYYTLDFGVVADIQQNWELRVQGTNMTNQLGLTESNSRIFGSAVGTNGVILARPLEGREVNFQVKYKF, from the coding sequence ATGAAGAACACGCAAGGCATCACACGACAGTTGTTGGCGGCAGCCATCGTCAGCGCGCTGGCGATCGGCGCGGCGCACGCGCAGGATGCATCACAGACATCCGCGGCACCGGCAGCCGCGCCGGCCGCCCAGCAGGCCAACGGCCCGGCACCGGCGAAGGGCGAAGAGAAGTCCGCCAAGACGCTCGACCAGGTGGTGGTCACGGGTACGTCCGCCGCTGGCGGCCTGAAGAAGATCGACGCCAGCTACTCCATCGTCAGCGCCAATGCCGAGCAGATCAAGGAAGCCAACCCCAAGAGCACGGCCGACCTGCTGAAGATCTCGCCAGGCCTCTGGCCGGAATCCACCGGTGGCCAGACGGGTGCCAATATCGAGATCCCCGGTTTCCCGGGCGGCGGCGATGCACCGTTCTTCACCACGCAGATGATGGGTTCGCCGCTGTACGGCATGCCCACCCTGTCCTTCTTTGAAACCACCTCGATCTTCCGCCTGGACGACACGGTCGAGCGCGCGGAAATCCTGCAGGGCGGCCCGTCGGTGGTGTACGGTGACGGCCAGATGGGCGCCACCGCCAACTTCATCCTCAAGCAGGGTACCGACGTGCCCAGCGGCAGCTTCGGCGTCACCTACGGCAACGAAGGCCTGTGGCGCTACGACGGCTTCCTCGGCTTCAAGATCGCCGACAAGTGGTACGGCAGCATCGGCGGCTTCTACCGCGATTCGGACGGCGTGCGCAGCCCCGGCTACCCGGCCGACAAGGGTGGCCAGTTCACCGCCACGCTGTCGCACGACATGGACAACGGCTCGCTGGTGTTCTACGCGCGCCAGCTCAATGACCGCAACCAGTTCATCACGCCGATTCCGCTGATCCAGCATGGCTCGGACAACTTCAGCGCCTATCCGGGCTTCGACCCGCTGACCGACACGTACTACAGCAAATACATCCAGCACGTGAACCTGCCGGGCTATCCGGGTGGCGGCACCAGCGCCAACCTGGCCAACGGCCGCGGTGCGAAGTTCAGCTTCTTCGGCATGAACTTCGACTACGACCTGGGCGACGGCTGGAACCTGTCGGACAAGTTCCTGATCGACGGCGGCAACGTCGATACCAACGCGCTGTTCTCCGGCACCAACCCGGCCTCGCTCAACGACGAGCTGTACAACCTCGGCACCGATTTCGGCGGCTTCAAGCTGCCGGCCGGCTCCGCCACGGCCACCTACGTCAACGGCGGCGGCGCGGTCGACCCGAACCAGAGCGTGATCCATCAGGGCTGGTGGTTCATCCACAAGCACCTGAAGAACATCAACAACGACTTCCGCGTCAGCAAGGAACTGTTCGACGGCAACACGCTGACCGGTGGCGTGTACCTGGCGCACTACACCGACGACGACCAGTGGAACCTCGGCAACCAGATGCTGATGACCAACACGCCGAACGCGCGGCCGATCCAGGTCAGCTACGTGAAGAACGGCCAGACGCATCAGCTGACCGACTACCAGGGCTTCCTGGACTACGGCGCATACAACATCACCGAGCACGGCACCTCGACCAACAAGGCGTTCTACCTGTCCGACTCGTGGCGCATCGACCGCTGGCTGATCGACGCCTCCGCGCGCATCGAGAACCAGGACTCCACGCTGCACGTGTGCAACCTGACCAACCAGAACCTGGACGGCAACCCGCTCACGGACTACGACAACGCAGTGCCCGTATGCAACGGCACCTTCGCCACCACCAACTACAACAAGACGCATACGTCCTGGACGTTCGGCGTGAACTATGAGCTCGCCGACAACATGTCGGTGTACTTCCGCGCCAACAAGGGCGCCCACTTCGGCGACTTCGACAACGCGCTGCGTGGCAACACCACCGGCAACACGCCGCCGCTGCAGAAGGTCCAGAACTTCGAAGGCGGCTTCAAGTACCAGTCCAAGTACGCGTATGCGGACATCAGCATCTATCACCGCCAGTTCAACGGCCTGCCCTACCAGCCGACCAATGGCGAAGGCGTGCCGGTGGGCCAGCCGCTGCTGTACGGCTCCGACTCGAAGGGCGTCAACCTGACCGGGTCCGTCACGCCCATCGACAACCTGAAGCTGTCGCTGGTCGCCAACTACATGGACGGCCATTACTCGCACTACTCGGCCTGTATCCCGTACGTGAACCAGGTCAGCGGCAATGGCTGCGCGTTCATCGACGGCGTGCAGCTGCAGCGCCAGCCGAAGTACCGCTACATGTTCACGCCGAGCTACAAGATCCCGTTCTCGTGGGGCGACATCATGGCCTTCGTCACCTACACCTACGTGGGTCCGCATACGCAGGATCTGTCGGGCCTGCAGCAGCTGGGCACCTACTACACGCTGGACTTCGGCGTGGTGGCGGACATCCAGCAGAACTGGGAGCTGCGCGTGCAGGGCACCAACATGACCAACCAGCTGGGTCTCACCGAGAGCAACTCGCGCATCTTCGGTTCGGCCGTCGGCACGAATGGCGTGATCCTGGCGCGTCCGCTGGAAGGTCGCGAGGTCAATTTCCAGGTGAAGTACAAGTTCTGA
- a CDS encoding MFS transporter has product MSRYRMIAALASIYMVFAILLNSVGTVILQSIHTFGVDKPQASLLELFKDLPIAITSFLVASFLPKLGYRRAMMLALGIVGCACMLMPLFPGFHTTELLFTCIGVSFALAKVAVYSSIGLLTHDKAEHGRLTNTIEGLFMLGVLASGWLFSAFIDHANPANPSWFNVYWVLAVLCFGTLALLWGAQLDESAAHGGTAHSLVQAMRDMYRLLMRTLVYVFLLSAFLYVLIEQSFSTWLPTFNNEILKLPNTMSIQMASILAGATALGRIAAGQLLRRMSWHVLLNLCVVGMGALILLVLPLAREVHPGASVGWLNAPLAAYLIPLIGLLMAPIYPVINSVALSSLPKPSHAAMTGLIVIFSALGGTLGSRITAIVFSSFGGIHAFYFSLVPMTLVLVTLFYFKRETDRAGIAEPVAAGFSAE; this is encoded by the coding sequence ATGAGTCGTTACCGCATGATCGCGGCGCTGGCGTCGATTTACATGGTGTTCGCGATACTGCTGAACAGCGTCGGCACAGTCATCCTGCAATCCATCCACACCTTCGGCGTCGACAAGCCGCAGGCAAGCCTGCTGGAACTGTTCAAGGACCTGCCGATCGCCATCACCTCGTTCCTGGTGGCGTCGTTCCTGCCGAAACTGGGCTATCGCCGCGCCATGATGCTGGCGCTGGGCATCGTGGGCTGCGCGTGCATGCTGATGCCGTTGTTCCCGGGTTTCCACACCACCGAACTGCTGTTCACCTGCATCGGCGTGTCGTTCGCGCTGGCGAAGGTGGCCGTCTACTCCTCCATCGGCCTGCTCACCCACGACAAGGCCGAGCATGGTCGCCTGACCAATACCATCGAAGGCCTGTTCATGCTGGGCGTGCTGGCCAGCGGCTGGCTGTTCAGCGCGTTCATCGACCACGCGAACCCGGCCAACCCGTCGTGGTTCAACGTTTACTGGGTGCTGGCCGTGCTGTGCTTCGGCACGCTGGCGCTGCTGTGGGGCGCGCAGCTGGATGAATCGGCCGCGCACGGCGGCACCGCGCATTCGCTGGTGCAGGCCATGCGCGACATGTATCGCCTGCTGATGCGCACGCTGGTGTATGTGTTCCTGCTGTCCGCCTTCCTCTACGTGTTGATCGAGCAGAGCTTCAGCACCTGGCTGCCGACCTTCAACAACGAGATCCTCAAGCTGCCCAACACGATGAGCATTCAGATGGCGAGCATCCTCGCCGGTGCCACCGCGCTGGGCCGCATTGCCGCCGGGCAACTGCTGCGCCGCATGTCCTGGCATGTCCTGCTCAATCTCTGCGTGGTCGGCATGGGCGCCCTGATCCTGCTGGTGCTGCCGCTGGCGCGCGAGGTGCACCCGGGCGCCAGCGTGGGCTGGCTGAACGCGCCACTGGCGGCCTATCTGATCCCACTGATCGGCCTGCTGATGGCGCCGATCTATCCGGTCATCAACTCGGTGGCGCTCAGCTCGCTGCCCAAACCGTCGCACGCGGCGATGACGGGCCTCATCGTGATCTTTTCCGCACTGGGCGGCACGCTGGGCTCGCGCATCACCGCCATCGTGTTCTCCAGCTTCGGCGGCATCCACGCGTTCTATTTCTCGCTGGTACCGATGACCCTGGTGCTGGTGACGCTGTTCTATTTCAAGCGCGAAACCGATCGCGCCGGCATCGCCGAACCGGTGGCCGCCGGCTTTTCGGCGGAGTGA
- a CDS encoding sensor histidine kinase translates to MSSTVQSAYPNARPAPEAARHELLFLNCFRLAQALVYVGLALSPSTLGWPKLADVGLARGVGVLFLLFALGMLSLTRRSTPYIRWTVSAALVVDIIAAVLAIITMHDARIGIAMMLAVNLAAGALILPLRLSCFFASLATLGVIGHSVIEVQHGQAGMDRELLESSLFGLAYFAITMLCYVLSRQIRASEALAEQRGVDLANLAQVNELIIRRMKTGVLLVDDANRVHQMNESAWMLLGNPTADQRDLGRVAPELSRRLYHWMTSGKLDESATQLADGVPEVVPRFSRLAPNDDSHVLIFLDDTSLVSRRAEELTLSSLGRLSASIAHEIRNPLAAIRYSAQLLAESEDLPPTDQRMVEIINNHCVRLNEIIENILQLSRRERSRPETLDLGTWANLFVDEYRQGNDLGEDSLRVIQASTPVAAVADPQQLQQVVWNLVQNALRYGRMPGEPARVMVVARHGEHGVPILEVIDRGPGIAPKVAAQIFEPFYTTHEYGTGLGLYLARQMSEANQASLEYVRVAGGGSCFRLVLTPARMGKATGDAAATG, encoded by the coding sequence GTGTCCAGCACCGTGCAGTCTGCCTACCCCAACGCGCGCCCCGCTCCCGAGGCCGCGCGCCACGAATTGCTGTTCCTCAACTGCTTCCGGCTGGCCCAGGCCCTGGTCTACGTGGGCCTGGCGCTGAGTCCCAGCACGCTGGGCTGGCCCAAGCTGGCCGACGTCGGCCTGGCCCGCGGCGTGGGGGTGCTGTTCCTGCTGTTCGCGCTGGGCATGCTGTCGCTGACCCGCCGATCCACCCCGTACATCCGCTGGACGGTATCGGCTGCCCTGGTGGTGGACATCATCGCGGCGGTGCTGGCCATCATCACCATGCACGATGCCCGCATCGGCATCGCCATGATGCTGGCGGTGAACCTGGCCGCCGGCGCGCTGATCCTGCCGCTGCGCCTGTCGTGTTTTTTTGCGTCGCTGGCCACCCTGGGGGTGATCGGGCACTCGGTCATCGAAGTGCAACACGGCCAGGCGGGCATGGACCGGGAGCTGCTCGAATCGAGCCTGTTCGGCCTCGCCTACTTCGCCATCACCATGCTCTGCTACGTGCTGAGCCGCCAGATCCGCGCCAGCGAGGCGCTGGCCGAGCAGCGCGGCGTGGACCTGGCCAACCTAGCCCAGGTCAACGAACTGATCATCCGCCGCATGAAGACCGGCGTGCTGCTGGTGGACGACGCCAACCGCGTCCACCAGATGAACGAATCGGCCTGGATGCTGCTGGGCAACCCCACCGCTGACCAGCGCGACCTGGGCCGCGTGGCGCCGGAGCTGTCCCGCCGCCTGTATCACTGGATGACCTCCGGCAAGCTGGACGAGTCGGCCACCCAGCTCGCCGACGGCGTGCCCGAAGTGGTGCCGCGCTTCAGCCGCCTGGCGCCCAACGACGACTCGCACGTGCTGATCTTCCTGGACGACACCTCGCTGGTGTCGCGTCGCGCCGAGGAGCTGACGCTCAGTTCGCTGGGCCGTCTCTCCGCCTCGATCGCGCACGAGATCCGCAATCCGCTGGCGGCCATCCGCTACTCGGCGCAGCTGCTGGCCGAGTCGGAGGACCTGCCGCCGACCGACCAGCGCATGGTGGAGATCATCAACAACCACTGCGTGCGCCTGAACGAGATCATCGAAAACATCCTGCAGCTGTCGCGGCGCGAACGCTCGCGGCCGGAAACCCTGGACCTGGGCACCTGGGCCAACCTGTTCGTGGACGAGTACCGCCAGGGCAACGACCTGGGCGAAGACTCGCTGCGCGTGATCCAGGCCAGCACGCCCGTGGCCGCCGTGGCCGACCCGCAGCAGCTGCAGCAGGTGGTGTGGAACCTCGTGCAGAACGCCCTGCGCTACGGCCGCATGCCGGGTGAACCCGCCCGCGTGATGGTGGTGGCGCGTCACGGCGAGCACGGCGTGCCGATTCTTGAAGTGATCGATCGCGGCCCCGGCATCGCGCCGAAAGTCGCTGCGCAGATTTTCGAGCCGTTCTACACGACGCACGAATACGGCACCGGCCTGGGCCTGTACCTCGCTCGCCAGATGAGCGAGGCCAATCAGGCGTCACTGGAATACGTGCGCGTGGCGGGTGGCGGCAGCTGCTTCCGCCTGGTGCTGACGCCGGCACGCATGGGCAAGGCGACCGGTGACGCCGCGGCCACCGGCTAA